A genomic stretch from Limnobacter thiooxidans includes:
- the gluQRS gene encoding tRNA glutamyl-Q(34) synthetase GluQRS produces the protein MPTTPHYIGRFAPSPTGPLHLGSLATALASYLDAKVHQGQWLLRIEDIDQDRCNAASTEHIVHTLRRHGLNWQGDVWVQSQRHAVYQTALDILQGDNLTYPCACTRKEIDEANANRTHGENRIYPGTCRQGMPEGREMRAVRFRCPNQPINWHDHRLGHFSDRLSETSGDFILKRGDGFWAYHLVVVVDDLASKVTHIVRGEDLTDTTARQIAVWRALQGTPPAYWHLPVILAEDGQKLSKQTGAQAVPEHEPVLNLNAVWQHFGLDKIKATSATEWLDLAIPVWANYRAAQAARKL, from the coding sequence ATGCCCACCACACCCCACTACATCGGTCGCTTCGCACCTTCCCCCACCGGCCCATTGCACCTCGGTTCACTGGCCACGGCGCTGGCCAGCTATCTGGACGCCAAAGTGCACCAAGGCCAATGGCTGCTGCGTATAGAAGACATTGATCAAGACCGCTGCAACGCTGCGTCTACCGAACACATTGTTCACACACTGAGGCGACATGGCTTGAACTGGCAAGGCGACGTGTGGGTGCAATCGCAAAGGCATGCTGTGTATCAAACTGCTCTGGATATACTGCAAGGCGACAACTTGACCTATCCCTGCGCCTGCACCCGAAAGGAAATTGACGAAGCCAATGCCAACCGCACCCACGGTGAAAACCGCATTTACCCCGGCACCTGCAGACAAGGCATGCCGGAAGGTCGGGAAATGCGGGCCGTTCGTTTTCGATGCCCCAACCAGCCTATCAATTGGCACGACCACCGCTTGGGCCATTTCAGTGACCGGCTAAGCGAAACCAGCGGCGATTTTATTCTGAAACGGGGAGACGGCTTTTGGGCTTACCACCTGGTCGTGGTGGTTGACGACCTGGCCAGCAAGGTCACCCACATTGTCCGGGGTGAAGACTTGACCGACACCACCGCACGACAAATCGCGGTGTGGAGAGCCCTGCAAGGCACACCCCCTGCGTATTGGCACCTGCCAGTGATATTGGCTGAGGATGGGCAAAAGCTTTCCAAACAGACCGGGGCACAGGCTGTGCCTGAACACGAGCCGGTGCTGAACTTGAATGCGGTGTGGCAGCACTTTGGACTGGACAAAATAAAAGCCACATCGGCAACCGAGTGGCTTGATTTGGCAATTCCGGTTTGGGCCAATTACCGGGCAGCACAGGCCGCACGGAAATTGTAG
- a CDS encoding DEAD/DEAH box helicase: MTQTEPNTISAAEEAALANVTFADFALHPDIQKAIDAQGYTQPTPIQAKAIPVVLTGVDVMGAAQTGTGKTAGFSLPILNRLMPLATENTSPARHPVRALILTPTRELADQVAANVHTYAKFTPLRSTVVYGGVDINPQIQALRRGVELVIATPGRLLDHVQQKSINLGQVQVLVLDEADRMLDMGFLPDLQRIINLLPKTRQNLLFSATFSPEIQKLARSFMVSPTLIEVARRNATSENIKQVIFALDSEEDKRMAVCHLIQTKALSQVIVFSNTKLGTARLAIYLEKQGVSSTAIHGDKTQAERTKSLEAFKAGEVTVLVATDVAARGLDIADLPCVINYDLPTTPEDYVHRIGRTGRAGAKGTAYSFVVKRDERALKDIEKLIGKAFVREELEGFVPGARAPREERAGRDGRDGRTEGRTESRYEGRSQEGRSDRRPPRTSDDSAPARERRPARDMSYQGARFNDNAPIHRDAEYERLRAKLAQTRVKDNLFNQPYQESKEDKAAGDQASAQQSNLSNKAKNKNSAPVAFLLGGSPRN, translated from the coding sequence ATGACACAAACTGAACCGAATACCATCAGCGCGGCAGAAGAGGCCGCCCTCGCGAACGTCACTTTTGCGGACTTCGCGCTGCACCCCGACATTCAAAAAGCAATCGACGCGCAAGGCTACACCCAGCCGACCCCAATCCAGGCGAAAGCAATTCCGGTCGTGTTGACCGGTGTGGATGTCATGGGTGCTGCTCAAACAGGTACCGGAAAAACCGCTGGTTTCTCCTTGCCGATTTTGAACCGCTTGATGCCGCTGGCCACGGAAAACACGTCGCCCGCCCGTCACCCCGTTCGTGCCCTGATTTTGACGCCTACCCGCGAGCTGGCTGATCAGGTTGCAGCCAATGTGCACACCTACGCCAAATTCACGCCATTGCGTTCAACTGTGGTGTACGGTGGTGTGGACATCAACCCCCAGATTCAGGCGCTGCGCCGCGGTGTTGAGCTGGTGATTGCCACGCCCGGTCGACTGTTGGACCACGTCCAACAAAAAAGCATCAACTTGGGCCAGGTTCAAGTGCTGGTGCTGGACGAAGCAGATCGCATGCTGGACATGGGCTTTTTGCCTGATTTGCAGCGCATTATCAATTTGTTGCCTAAAACTCGGCAAAACTTGCTGTTTTCTGCCACTTTCTCCCCAGAAATTCAAAAACTGGCCCGAAGTTTCATGGTGTCGCCCACTTTGATTGAGGTGGCCCGACGCAATGCAACGTCCGAGAACATCAAGCAGGTGATCTTCGCGCTGGACAGCGAAGAAGACAAACGCATGGCCGTTTGCCACCTGATTCAGACCAAGGCCCTGAGCCAGGTCATCGTGTTTTCAAATACCAAGCTGGGTACGGCCCGACTGGCGATTTATCTTGAAAAGCAGGGTGTGTCCAGCACTGCAATTCACGGCGACAAAACGCAGGCCGAGCGTACCAAATCGCTTGAAGCGTTCAAAGCGGGTGAAGTCACCGTGCTGGTGGCCACTGATGTGGCTGCACGTGGTTTGGACATTGCCGACCTGCCCTGCGTGATCAACTATGACCTGCCCACCACGCCTGAAGATTATGTTCACCGCATTGGCCGTACTGGCCGCGCGGGTGCCAAAGGTACAGCGTATTCATTCGTTGTAAAACGCGATGAACGCGCCTTGAAAGACATTGAAAAGCTGATCGGCAAAGCCTTTGTTCGCGAAGAACTTGAAGGCTTTGTTCCAGGTGCGCGTGCACCCCGTGAAGAACGTGCTGGTCGGGATGGACGTGATGGCCGCACAGAAGGACGCACCGAGAGTCGCTACGAGGGACGTAGCCAGGAAGGCCGTTCAGACCGCAGACCCCCCCGAACGTCTGATGATTCAGCCCCAGCGCGTGAGCGCCGCCCGGCCAGGGACATGTCGTACCAGGGCGCGCGTTTCAACGACAACGCCCCGATTCACCGCGATGCGGAATACGAGCGTTTGCGCGCCAAGCTGGCGCAAACCCGTGTGAAAGACAACTTGTTCAATCAGCCTTACCAGGAATCCAAGGAAGACAAGGCGGCAGGCGATCAGGCCTCTGCCCAGCAGTCCAACCTGAGCAACAAGGCCAAAAACAAGAATTCAGCGCCCGTGGCGTTTTTGCTGGGTGGTAGCCCCCGCAACTGA
- the dnaE gene encoding DNA polymerase III subunit alpha, producing the protein MTNPSHPLPSTFVHLRMHTEFSVLDGMVRVGDAVKAAAACGMPALAISDLSNLFGLIKFYGKARGAGVKPIAACDVWIESERDDEQPARVLLLVQNHKGYLQLCELLSRAFLRNQKRGKATLKFEWFDEVGCDGLIAVSGFVNSDVGQFLLGGNMGRAEHSARKFLHYFEGRYYIELQRDGSSQAENLVNLSCQLAAKLQLPVVATHPIQFLKPDDFRAHEARVCIAQGEILSNPRRPRRFTEQQYFKTAQEMAELFADIPSAIRNSIRIAQRCNLTLELGKPKLPAFPTPEGMTLDDYLVHLSKEGLEKRLVHLFPNIEEREKMRPEYEARLKIECDTIIGMGFPGYFLIVQDFINWGKSNGVPVGPGRGSGAGSLVAYALGITDLDPLRYDLLFERFLNPERVSMPDFDIDFCQDNRDRVIDYVKQNYGRDAVSQIATFGTLGAKAVIRDVGRVLDMPYMYCDGLSKLIPQTPADPWDLERAMADEPTFRERVENEDEAREIISVARPLEGLTRNVGMHAGGVLIAPGKLTDFCPLYCADGSTDSVVSQYDKDDVEAVGLVKFDFLGLRNLTILDWAVRWVRENYEDMRDFRLEDLPLDDPAVYQLFSDGNTTAVFQSESRSAKDLEKKLKPDNFEDIIALMALNRPGPLGSGMVDDFIARKKETSKTGKGRAEWYFNPKLEGILKSTYGVIVYQEQVMLVAQILAGYSLGGADLLRRAMGKKKPEEMAKQREIFTTGATERGVEPAVAKQLFDLMEKFAEYGFNKSHSAAYALIAYHTAWLKAHYPAEFMAASMSSDMDDTDKVKIFVEDAMSMCQVPGKKAGTTVTMLGPDVNESNFRFTAVRVGGEKRASAIRYGLGAVKGTGQAACEAIVAERTANGPFNDLFDFVKRVDSKQINRRVIEALIRAGAFDSLNPDRAKLLASSGQAMEWAAQQAATAAQVSLFGEDLGGDAPPALVDVPAWSEREKLQQEKAALGYYFSGHLFKADEDKVRQFVKLRLKDLSPGRDMVWMAGVIASLRTMMTKRGKMAIVLLDDSTAQVELSIFNEQFEANRTLLKEDSLLVLQGKVSEDSYTGGLRISAENLYSLASARAHFVSRLRLSMNGKSDAEKLRAMLEPFRDPEQGCLVEIDYHNGQAACVAQLSSDWKVRPEEDLLIEMQGWLGEGKAKWVFG; encoded by the coding sequence ATGACAAATCCATCCCACCCTCTACCTTCCACTTTTGTTCACCTGCGCATGCACACCGAGTTTTCGGTGCTCGATGGCATGGTGAGGGTGGGCGACGCCGTCAAAGCCGCGGCTGCCTGCGGCATGCCCGCGCTGGCCATTTCTGACCTGTCCAACCTGTTTGGTCTGATCAAGTTTTATGGCAAAGCCCGTGGTGCAGGGGTCAAGCCCATTGCAGCGTGCGACGTGTGGATTGAAAGCGAGCGCGATGACGAACAACCCGCACGCGTGCTTTTGCTGGTACAAAACCACAAAGGCTACCTGCAGCTGTGCGAATTGCTGAGCCGCGCCTTTTTGCGCAACCAGAAACGTGGCAAGGCCACGCTGAAATTCGAGTGGTTCGATGAAGTGGGTTGCGATGGGCTGATCGCGGTATCCGGGTTTGTAAATTCCGATGTCGGTCAGTTTTTACTGGGTGGCAACATGGGGCGAGCAGAACATTCCGCCCGCAAATTCCTGCACTACTTTGAAGGCCGTTATTACATCGAGCTTCAGCGCGATGGCTCAAGCCAGGCGGAAAATCTGGTTAATCTGAGTTGTCAGCTGGCGGCCAAATTGCAGTTGCCGGTAGTGGCCACTCACCCCATCCAGTTTTTGAAGCCCGATGACTTTCGGGCGCATGAAGCACGCGTGTGCATTGCGCAGGGCGAAATCCTGTCGAACCCGCGCAGGCCGCGCCGCTTCACCGAGCAGCAATATTTCAAGACTGCGCAGGAAATGGCTGAACTGTTCGCCGACATTCCCAGTGCCATACGCAACAGCATTCGAATTGCCCAGCGTTGCAACCTGACGCTGGAACTGGGCAAGCCCAAGCTGCCCGCATTTCCCACACCCGAAGGCATGACGCTGGACGATTACCTAGTGCACTTGTCCAAGGAGGGGCTTGAAAAGCGCCTGGTGCACCTGTTCCCGAATATCGAGGAACGGGAAAAAATGCGCCCGGAATACGAAGCGCGTTTGAAAATCGAATGCGACACCATCATTGGTATGGGCTTTCCCGGCTACTTCCTGATTGTTCAGGACTTCATCAACTGGGGAAAAAGCAACGGCGTGCCGGTGGGGCCGGGCAGGGGTTCCGGTGCGGGTTCACTAGTGGCCTACGCATTGGGCATTACCGACCTGGACCCCTTGCGCTACGACTTGCTGTTCGAACGGTTCTTGAACCCAGAGCGGGTTTCAATGCCTGACTTCGACATTGACTTTTGCCAGGACAACCGCGACCGCGTAATCGATTACGTAAAGCAGAACTACGGGCGCGATGCGGTCAGCCAGATTGCCACCTTCGGTACCCTGGGCGCGAAAGCCGTTATTCGAGATGTGGGCCGCGTGCTCGATATGCCCTACATGTATTGCGACGGGCTGTCCAAGCTGATCCCGCAAACCCCTGCCGACCCTTGGGACCTTGAACGGGCCATGGCCGACGAGCCCACGTTCCGCGAGCGTGTCGAAAACGAAGACGAAGCCCGTGAAATAATTTCTGTGGCGCGTCCTCTCGAAGGCTTGACCCGCAACGTGGGCATGCACGCCGGGGGCGTGTTGATTGCACCGGGCAAGCTGACTGATTTCTGCCCCTTGTATTGCGCCGATGGCTCGACCGATTCCGTGGTGTCGCAGTACGACAAAGACGACGTGGAAGCAGTTGGCTTGGTCAAGTTCGACTTTTTGGGCCTGCGAAACCTGACCATTCTGGATTGGGCGGTGCGTTGGGTTCGCGAAAACTACGAAGACATGCGCGACTTCCGCTTGGAAGACCTGCCGCTGGATGACCCGGCGGTCTACCAGTTGTTTTCCGATGGCAACACCACAGCGGTCTTCCAGTCTGAATCGCGTTCCGCGAAAGACCTTGAAAAAAAGCTCAAGCCTGACAATTTTGAAGACATCATCGCTTTGATGGCGCTGAACCGCCCTGGCCCATTGGGTTCAGGCATGGTGGACGACTTCATTGCCCGTAAAAAGGAAACTTCGAAAACCGGCAAAGGCCGCGCCGAGTGGTACTTCAACCCCAAGCTGGAAGGCATTCTCAAAAGTACCTATGGGGTGATTGTTTACCAGGAACAGGTGATGCTGGTCGCCCAGATTCTGGCAGGTTACAGCCTGGGTGGCGCTGACCTGTTGCGTCGCGCCATGGGTAAAAAGAAGCCCGAGGAAATGGCCAAGCAGCGTGAAATTTTCACGACTGGTGCCACGGAGCGAGGTGTTGAGCCGGCGGTGGCCAAGCAGCTTTTCGACTTGATGGAAAAGTTTGCCGAATACGGTTTCAACAAATCACATTCGGCTGCTTATGCGCTGATTGCGTACCACACCGCGTGGTTGAAGGCTCATTACCCGGCAGAGTTCATGGCCGCGTCCATGAGTTCCGATATGGACGACACCGACAAGGTCAAAATTTTTGTCGAAGACGCCATGTCCATGTGCCAGGTGCCAGGCAAAAAAGCCGGCACCACCGTCACCATGCTCGGTCCCGATGTCAACGAGTCGAATTTCCGTTTCACTGCAGTGCGCGTGGGTGGCGAAAAGCGCGCCAGTGCCATTCGTTATGGTTTAGGTGCAGTCAAAGGCACAGGGCAGGCCGCTTGTGAAGCCATTGTGGCTGAACGCACCGCCAATGGGCCGTTCAATGACCTGTTCGACTTTGTCAAGCGCGTAGACAGCAAGCAGATCAACCGCCGAGTGATTGAGGCCTTGATTCGCGCTGGTGCATTTGATTCACTTAATCCTGACCGGGCCAAGTTGCTGGCCAGTTCAGGCCAGGCCATGGAATGGGCAGCACAGCAGGCCGCCACTGCAGCGCAGGTCAGCCTGTTTGGGGAAGACCTGGGTGGCGACGCGCCCCCTGCGCTGGTCGATGTGCCCGCGTGGAGCGAACGGGAAAAGTTGCAGCAGGAAAAAGCGGCGCTGGGTTATTACTTCAGCGGCCACCTGTTCAAGGCCGATGAAGACAAAGTTCGCCAGTTCGTCAAACTGCGTTTGAAAGATTTGTCGCCAGGGCGTGACATGGTGTGGATGGCGGGGGTTATCGCCTCCCTGCGTACCATGATGACCAAACGCGGAAAAATGGCGATTGTGTTGCTGGATGATTCGACCGCACAGGTCGAACTATCGATTTTTAACGAGCAGTTTGAAGCCAACCGCACCCTGCTGAAAGAAGATTCCCTGCTGGTGCTGCAGGGCAAGGTGTCCGAAGATTCGTACACGGGTGGCTTGCGGATTTCGGCCGAGAACCTGTATTCACTGGCCAGCGCAAGGGCCCATTTTGTAAGCCGTTTGCGCCTGAGCATGAACGGCAAATCGGATGCAGAGAAGCTTCGCGCCATGCTGGAGCCTTTTCGTGACCCCGAGCAGGGTTGTTTGGTCGAGATCGACTACCACAACGGGCAGGCCGCCTGCGTTGCACAGTTGAGCAGCGACTGGAAGGTGCGGCCTGAAGAAGATTTGCTGATTGAAATGCAAGGTTGGTTGGGTGAAGGCAAAGCCAAATGGGTGTTTGGCTGA
- a CDS encoding C39 family peptidase: MMIKGKDASIYLSNFLDIFLNKKLFSFYFVFLFPVSLYGQTILLTPSSVLTLQVKSWKSIRDEGIVKQDLDYSCGAAGLATILNEFYGQSVSEEELLKALDKGDARASFADMQRVLPAFGFKAQGFAATFDQLLKLKAPVLVYLKHRSTEHFSVLKGVGNNTVHLADPSLGHVTLSKSQFLNMWNNHEADVDDNLRGRFLAVLPVKHDEIDVIQNYFNRAPIRRSQAAMLHLAHPSF; this comes from the coding sequence ATGATGATTAAAGGTAAAGATGCGTCTATTTATTTGAGTAATTTTTTAGACATTTTTCTAAATAAAAAATTGTTTTCATTTTATTTCGTTTTTCTTTTCCCGGTTAGCCTTTATGGACAAACAATTTTGTTAACTCCATCATCTGTTCTGACCTTGCAAGTAAAAAGCTGGAAGTCCATCCGTGATGAAGGCATCGTCAAGCAGGACCTCGATTACTCATGCGGTGCCGCCGGTCTGGCTACAATTCTGAATGAGTTTTATGGTCAGTCAGTTTCCGAAGAAGAGTTGCTGAAAGCTTTGGACAAAGGCGATGCCCGGGCTAGCTTTGCAGACATGCAGCGTGTGTTGCCCGCCTTTGGATTCAAAGCTCAAGGCTTTGCAGCAACATTTGACCAGTTGCTAAAGCTCAAAGCGCCTGTACTCGTCTACTTAAAGCACCGCTCCACAGAACACTTTTCAGTCCTCAAGGGAGTGGGTAACAACACGGTGCATTTGGCAGATCCGTCATTGGGGCATGTCACATTAAGCAAATCCCAGTTTTTGAACATGTGGAACAACCACGAGGCTGATGTAGATGACAATCTTCGCGGCCGCTTTCTGGCGGTACTCCCAGTCAAGCATGATGAAATAGACGTTATTCAAAACTATTTTAATCGAGCGCCAATACGGCGATCCCAGGCTGCGATGCTGCACTTGGCCCATCCTTCGTTCTAG
- a CDS encoding pirin family protein: MFQIRKSNERGYAQHGWLESYHSFSFGSYYDPKHMGFGPLRVINEDWVQPETGFGTHGHRDMEIITYMLGGELSHKDSLGGGSAINPNQIQRMSAGTGIRHSEMNAHKTDVAHLLQIWIEPAVKNVEPGYKDHDLDVASITGQLGLIVTGDKAEAEAKNIAFIYQDAKMYAGRLNQQSVHRELDPQRKGYLHVARGELTVGNVLLQTGDALMVSGERELNFDVNDQAEVLFFDLPA; this comes from the coding sequence ATGTTCCAGATCAGAAAATCCAATGAACGCGGTTACGCCCAGCACGGCTGGCTTGAAAGCTATCACAGCTTTTCATTTGGCAGTTATTACGACCCCAAGCATATGGGGTTTGGCCCCCTGCGCGTTATCAACGAAGACTGGGTACAGCCCGAAACCGGCTTTGGCACCCATGGTCACCGCGACATGGAAATCATCACCTACATGCTGGGTGGTGAATTGAGCCACAAAGACAGCCTGGGCGGTGGTTCAGCCATCAATCCCAATCAGATCCAGCGCATGAGCGCGGGCACCGGTATTCGCCATTCTGAAATGAATGCGCACAAAACGGATGTGGCGCACCTTTTGCAAATCTGGATCGAGCCTGCTGTGAAAAATGTGGAGCCTGGTTACAAAGATCACGATCTGGATGTGGCCAGCATCACCGGACAATTGGGCTTGATTGTGACGGGCGACAAGGCTGAGGCGGAAGCAAAGAACATCGCCTTTATCTACCAGGACGCCAAGATGTATGCTGGCCGTTTGAACCAGCAAAGCGTGCACCGCGAACTGGACCCCCAGCGCAAAGGGTACCTGCATGTGGCGCGTGGCGAATTGACCGTGGGCAATGTGTTGCTGCAGACCGGCGATGCCTTGATGGTGAGCGGCGAGCGGGAATTGAATTTTGACGTGAACGACCAAGCGGAAGTGCTGTTTTTCGACCTGCCTGCTTGA
- a CDS encoding flavodoxin family protein, which produces MTQVAVVYHSGYGHTAKVAQAVQQGVDAVDGVTSHLISVNDVNDVNDATWDVLAKADAIIFGSPTYMGGASADFKKFADASSKVWFSQGWKNKIAGGFTNSMSMSGDKLSTLQYFVTFAMQHGMIWVGSATPGAQKPGDVNELNRVGSWVGVMTQSDNAPADVTPPASDLETANIYGSRVAEFAKKMSA; this is translated from the coding sequence ATGACACAAGTTGCAGTTGTTTATCACAGCGGTTACGGACACACAGCCAAGGTGGCGCAAGCTGTTCAGCAAGGTGTGGATGCTGTGGATGGGGTGACCAGCCACCTGATTTCCGTCAATGACGTGAATGACGTGAATGACGCCACCTGGGATGTACTGGCCAAAGCCGATGCCATCATTTTTGGCTCGCCCACTTACATGGGCGGTGCTTCGGCCGACTTCAAAAAGTTCGCAGATGCGTCCAGCAAGGTTTGGTTCAGCCAAGGCTGGAAGAACAAGATTGCCGGCGGCTTCACCAATTCCATGTCCATGAGTGGCGACAAGCTGAGCACGCTTCAGTATTTCGTCACCTTTGCCATGCAACACGGCATGATCTGGGTGGGCAGTGCAACACCGGGCGCCCAGAAGCCGGGTGATGTGAACGAGCTGAATCGTGTTGGTTCTTGGGTGGGCGTGATGACGCAATCCGACAACGCGCCTGCCGATGTAACGCCACCGGCTTCCGACCTTGAAACTGCGAACATTTATGGCAGCCGGGTTGCCGAGTTTGCAAAGAAAATGTCGGCTTAA
- a CDS encoding NAD(P)-dependent oxidoreductase encodes MNIVWLESETVRTPLPRPECAHTWTEYPFTTADMLKERIKDAEILIINKVKIGPVELGYAPKLKMIQLVATGTDNVDKVACAERGIKVSNVINYGPESVAEHAMACILQLTRRVPEWQSQVHDGTWSASRFFCLHTLPMRGLHTQTLGVLGSGAIGGKLIEFAKAFGMTVLHIERQGVATPRDGYVTFEHGLAHSDVLSLHCPLNDQTRGLIGPDTLPKMKKGAILINTARGGLVQFEALKQAIESGHLGGAALDVLDVEPPPRDHLMVQWHHPRCIITPHVAWGTESSQANAGRLAVKHVDEFIAEHL; translated from the coding sequence ATGAACATTGTTTGGCTGGAAAGCGAAACCGTACGCACCCCTTTGCCGCGCCCTGAATGCGCGCACACCTGGACGGAATACCCCTTCACAACGGCAGACATGCTGAAAGAGCGCATCAAGGACGCTGAAATTCTGATCATCAACAAGGTTAAAATTGGACCCGTCGAACTGGGCTATGCACCCAAACTGAAAATGATTCAGCTGGTGGCCACCGGCACAGATAATGTGGACAAGGTTGCTTGTGCAGAGCGTGGGATCAAGGTCAGCAACGTGATCAACTACGGCCCGGAATCTGTGGCCGAGCATGCAATGGCCTGTATTTTGCAACTGACTCGGCGGGTGCCTGAATGGCAAAGCCAGGTGCATGACGGCACTTGGAGTGCGTCGCGGTTTTTCTGCCTGCACACCTTGCCCATGCGCGGTTTGCATACCCAAACGCTGGGTGTGCTGGGCAGCGGTGCCATTGGTGGCAAGCTGATCGAATTCGCCAAAGCGTTTGGCATGACCGTGCTGCACATTGAACGCCAGGGGGTCGCAACACCTCGCGACGGCTACGTGACCTTTGAACATGGTTTGGCCCACAGCGATGTGCTCAGTCTGCACTGCCCCTTGAACGATCAAACACGTGGTTTGATTGGCCCTGATACATTGCCAAAGATGAAGAAGGGTGCCATTTTGATCAATACCGCGCGTGGAGGCCTGGTGCAGTTCGAGGCTTTGAAGCAGGCCATCGAAAGCGGGCATTTGGGTGGCGCCGCACTGGATGTTCTGGATGTGGAACCACCCCCACGAGATCACCTGATGGTGCAATGGCACCACCCGCGTTGCATCATCACACCCCACGTGGCTTGGGGCACTGAAAGTTCGCAGGCCAATGCGGGCCGTTTGGCGGTCAAACACGTGGATGAATTCATCGCCGAACATCTCTGA
- a CDS encoding LysR substrate-binding domain-containing protein: protein MTINLDSLALLELIEARGSFAAAALALNKAPSAITYQLRQLEESLDVLIYDRSGHKAKLTPAGQALLEEGRKLLENSEALTKRVKAVASGWEAELRIVLDSVVPFEQTIAWIDAFDQLQSPTRLRFSSEVLSGTWEALYSGRADLLIGSRLDQNQFATATGLHIQSLGQSVFVFAVAPTHPLAAEPEPVCIETIRQHRAVAVGDTSRNFKPVTFGLQSGQAVLTVPNLQAKVQAQLAGLGCGWLPWNLIEQDVANGRLIVKATEDTTRQSNLCFAWQRGSQGKALDWWTRHLATVQLHFQPPA, encoded by the coding sequence ATGACCATCAACCTGGACAGCCTCGCACTGCTTGAACTGATTGAAGCCCGGGGCAGTTTTGCAGCCGCTGCCCTGGCCTTGAACAAAGCGCCCTCTGCCATTACCTACCAACTGCGCCAGCTTGAAGAAAGCCTGGATGTGCTGATTTACGACCGCTCGGGCCACAAGGCCAAGTTAACGCCCGCTGGGCAGGCTTTGCTGGAAGAAGGCCGCAAGTTGCTCGAAAACTCAGAAGCACTGACCAAGAGGGTCAAAGCCGTGGCCAGCGGCTGGGAAGCCGAACTGCGCATCGTGCTGGATTCAGTGGTGCCGTTTGAACAAACCATCGCGTGGATCGACGCATTCGATCAACTACAAAGCCCCACCCGCCTTCGCTTTTCAAGTGAAGTGCTGTCGGGCACCTGGGAAGCACTGTATTCGGGCCGGGCAGACCTGTTGATCGGCAGCCGCTTGGATCAAAACCAGTTTGCCACCGCTACTGGCCTGCACATTCAAAGCCTTGGGCAGTCGGTGTTCGTGTTTGCCGTGGCCCCCACGCACCCCTTGGCGGCAGAGCCGGAACCCGTGTGCATCGAAACCATACGCCAGCACCGCGCGGTGGCTGTTGGGGATACGTCCCGCAACTTCAAGCCGGTCACCTTTGGCCTGCAAAGCGGGCAGGCCGTACTGACCGTGCCCAACTTGCAAGCCAAGGTGCAGGCGCAACTGGCTGGGTTAGGCTGCGGCTGGCTGCCCTGGAACCTGATTGAACAGGATGTGGCCAATGGCCGCCTGATTGTAAAGGCCACAGAAGACACAACCCGCCAAAGCAACCTTTGTTTTGCGTGGCAACGCGGCAGCCAGGGCAAGGCGCTGGACTGGTGGACGCGCCACCTGGCCACGGTTCAGCTTCACTTTCAACCGCCCGCCTGA